In Candidatus Poribacteria bacterium, the sequence TAGTAGGTAATTGTTGCGTAGACCTGTTCCAGTGTTAAGGCGTGACGATAGGTTTCTTCAATCTGCTCCGGCGACCAGTCTCGATGAATATAGTCGTAGAGAATCCGTTCAATGCCGACACGAGTTCCCTTCAGCCGGATGTCGTTTGGTGCCTGAGAGTCAAAGTAATCTTCAAGTTTCATAATTTACCTCAAATTCT encodes:
- a CDS encoding DUF433 domain-containing protein; amino-acid sequence: MKLEDYFDSQAPNDIRLKGTRVGIERILYDYIHRDWSPEQIEETYRHALTLEQVYATITY